The segment TTTTGTAACTGCGAGTAAATCTTCCATTGTAAGCAGCGAGTGTAATAGCAATTCTGCTTCGAATAAGTTTTCTTTATCTGACTGATTTCTGTCGATTACACATAACGCATTTTTTTCCTTTGCTCCAATATTTTTCAAAACTTCTGCACTTAGTAGGATTTGTCCACTAGTAGTTACAACATCCTCGATAATACAAATATTTTTATTTCGAATATCAATACCTTCAGCCAGTTTGCATGTACCATAGGATATTGCTTCTTTTCTAACAAATACAACTGAAATTCCTGTTTTTAATGATAATGCTGATCGATTTAATCATTCGCAATTTGCAATACAGTTTTCGTTAACAAGGCAAAGCGTTCTACAATATGTGCCCTTAATATATGCTCGGTTTCAGCATGAATGCCATTGCCGACAAGGCCTAGTCCGTCTAGTGTCGGTACATATAGTGCTGTGAAATTGCCGTCACTCGCACCCCCGACTGCCGACTCCCCCACGTTAAATCCTAACTGTTTCGCTTCCTCTTGCGCTACTTCAAATAGTTCTTCACTTTCTGCATCCTGCTCCATTGGTGGTCGATTAATGCCACCTTCTACATCAATTTTTACACGTGCATCATGCGGTTGTATCGTTTCAAAATAGTCGTCGATGCGCAGTTGCTCCTGTTTCGTCACAGAGCGCACGTCCACGCCTAAATGTGCCTCATCAGGTATCACATTTAACTTGCCCCCACCCTGCATCATGCCAACATTGAGCGTCGTTCCTCTATCATAATCATTTAAATGCTCAATATCTAAAATTTGCCGCGCCGCCTCGGTAATCGCACTGACCCCATCAAGCGGATTGTTTCCTGCATGGGAAGCAACTCCTTTTAAATTGAGCAAATAATGTGACGTCCCTTTTCGTGCAACTTTTAAGTTTCCAGATACCGTCACAGCAGGCTCCAGCACAAATGCCGCCACCGATTTTTTCGCTTCTGACTCTATCAATGGTCTGGACGACGGGCTCCCAATTTCTTCATCGCTATTCATAAAAAACACAACCCGTTTTTTCAAAGGTAACTTCATTTCTTTGACGTATTTAAAAAACCAAATCGCACTCACAATGCTCGATTTCATATCTAAAATTCCTGGACCGAATAGTTTATCTGCTTCTTCGCGGTATTGCAGTACACCTGGATCCCATACTGTATCATAATGACCAATCATTAAAATTTGCGCAGGCCCATCCCCCATTTCAAAACGTAAATGATTACCATTTTGCAGCATTATATATTCCGTTGCCTTCATTAGAAACGCATCGGAAAACATCGTTTGAATCAGTTCCTTACAACGATCCAGAAGCGCTTTATTTTGCGACGGTGAATCAAATTGAACGAGTCGCTTTATATCTTCAATAATTTCCTTTTCATGTAACGTAAAATAGTCGAATGCTTCCATATCTTGACGCCTCCATTTTCCGTTTTCAATTGATTATTATCTTTACCCTGAAATGTGTATAAAAAATACCTAAGCTTTTACACTTAGGCATCCATTGTTTCTTTATTTTACAGGTTTGGTTTCAGAAAGGCCCTTTATTTATCAATTTTGATCCATCCCGCTTCCTTAATCGTCAGTTTTTTTGGCGAAAATTTTGGTGGTTCATAAGAGTAAATAATTTTATGGTCATCTTCTTTTTCAACATAGACATTCAAATAATGTAATTCGTTAATTAATGTGCGAATAGCTGTTGATTCTTCTGTGTTGAATTTATCATTTAATAGCAAAAGCATTTCATTTTTTATATTTAAAACATCTCTTTCCGTTGCTTTTCGAACACGATTTTTTGACATGTTTAACAGTTCATCGATCATTAACACATTTACATCCATTTTCATTTTCTTCCCTTCATGATTGAGCATCACTCATTTTTTACAGTGTAGACAAACACGCGCATGGATTATACTTTCTTTGGAGTGAATAATTGTTTAAGTCAACAGTAAAAATCCACCATGGCAAAAAGCGCTCATAGTGGATTTCAATAAACTATTTAAGATAATTTTCTCTTTTTCGGATAATGTCCACGAAAAAGATAGCGCTCAAACAACCATTCGATTACGAAAAAGAGCATTGCCCCACACGCGCCAATAATAGCAAATCGTAGCGCATTCGAATCATGAAAATAGTATTTTGAAAATGGGATGATGAGAATTGTACCGGTTATAACATAGCAAATGAAACGAATGAGCGTAGACCGAATAAATTTCCCATAAATAAACGAAGAAAGCACGCCTACAATTAAAAACATCGGTGCACTTAAAATGATAAATGTCATCCATAATGTGCTAAACGGGATATCATATTTTTGTGAAACGGCTATGCTTACGACTGTTAGTATGAAACTACATAAAACGATTGATATTAGTGCGATTGAAAATTTACGACTTAGTACTTGCACATAACTCCTCCATCTAATCAGCGATTGTTACTAAGAAAGTTTGAATTTGGTCGATAGCTTCTTGGATTTGGATTGGAAACGCGTCATTATTTGTGAAAAAACTATGCACAACACCTTCCATTGTTACAATTTCCGTTTTCGTCCCTACTGCGCGCAATTCTTCTCCGTACTGTACAGCCTCATCACGCAAAACATCATTTTCTGCCACAATAATAATAGCAGGCGGTAATGATGAAAAATCCTTTAGCTGTAAAGGAGCGACGAGCGGATTTTTTGCATCTATTTGTGCGTTAATATAGTAATTACCAAACCATTGCATCACATCTTTATCGAGCCCAAAACCTTTCTCAAATAGTGTATAGGAGTTGCTACTATAGCTCAAGTCCGTTACAGGATAAAGTAAAATTTGTGCGGTAATCGGCAAATTTCCCTGCTCCTTTGCAAGCTGACAAACCGCGATGGCGAGATTGCCACCCGCACTATCCCCTGCAACTGAAATTTGGCTGCCGATTCCGTTGAATTGTTCTGCATGTGCGAGTGTCCAAAGTGCACTATCCCATGCGTCGTTTACGGGCACTGGAAATTTATGCTCTGGCGCTAACCGATACGCAACAGATACGACAATTTGGTTTGTTACGTGCGCTAAATGTGAGCAGCTTTCATGGCATGTATTTAAATCATTCAAAACCCAACCGCCACCATGAAAATAAACAATTACCGGAAATGGTCCGTCCCCAAAAGGCGTATAAATTCGTATAGCAATTTGTTGTCCATCACGAACGGTAATAAAGCGCTCTTCTACTTTTGCTAACGGAGCTAATTGGAAATCACTTTTCGGCATAGCTGCTCGCATTCTTCTTGCCTTAGCGTAATCCATTGATGCCAATGAAGGTAATTTATTTTTATTCGCTAAATAACGTTTTGTATTTTCCAATAAATTCGCCATTGCTTCTCACGTTCCTTTTCGTTTAGTTCATTACGTTTTAGTTGTGAATACCCAATCCTTTCAATCCCTATAAACTTACTATGTTATAACTATAAAGAACTCCACCTTAAATTGCAAATACCTTTTATACAAAAAAAGCCTAACAATTCGGAGGTGCTCCAATCTGTTAGGCTTTGAACATTACATTCTTTTCAGTTTTTCATACTCCAGTTGTAACTGCTCAATACGTTTTCGTCCTTCATCACGATTGCGTACTGTTTCGGCTTGAATCTGCTTCGTTTCTTCAATTCCCGCCATAATTGATCGCCAAGTTGTTTCAATTGTTTCAACCTTAATGCTTGGACTACCTGCTTGACGTGCAATGTTCACCGAATTTTGACGTACATTTTCTGCATTGCGCACGAGCATTTCATTTGTACGTTTATCAAGCTCCGCCATCGATTCCGAAACTAATTTTTGACGTTGCATCGTTACCGCATGAATTAACCCTTGCTTAAAAATAGGAATCGTCGTCACAAACGCAGAGTTAATCTTTCCAATAAGGTGATTATTCCCTTGCTGCATCAAGCGGATTTGAGGCGCCGATTGGAATGAAACTTGCTGTGCCATTTCTAAATCATAAGCACGTTGCTCAAGTAATTCAATGCCGCGCGTTACCGTTTCAAGCTCCATAATGGCTTCATGATCTCCCGCATCTGCTTGTGCAGAAAGAGCCGGTAATTTGTCACGTAACTCGATAACTTTTAAATCAATCGCCGCCACATGCTCACTTAATGTATGGAAATAATTTAAGTTTTCATCATACATTTGCTCCAACTGAACCGTATTGCGTTTCATTTCGATTTCATATTTTTGGATTTCCGTGTAAACTACGTCGACTTCCTTATTCATCGTATCGTATTTTGACAAGATGCTGTCAAGCTTCTCTTTACTTTTTGAGAACAATTTCTTCAAAAAGCCTTTTTTCTCTTCTTCCTGGAAATCAACTGGGTCAAAACGATCCATAATTTTATTTAAATTATTCAATAGTGTCGTTGATTTTTCTAAATTGCTTTGCTTAATCGTTGCCAACATACGGTCTGAAAATGTCGAAATACCCGTAGCTGTTTCCTTACCAAATTCTAATACAGCAATTTGATTTTTTACGTCGATTTTTTGTGCCAATGTTTGAACGGATGGTTGTTGTTTCAATGCCTCTTGTCGTTGGCGAATTTGCGATAGCTCTTGCTCATTCACTAAAACTTGTGGTGCAGGTGCAGGTGCAGGCGTTGTCACCTCGTGAATCGGCTGCTCTTGCTGCTGCGTACGTTTATCTAAGTCATCAAATAATGGATTCTCTGTCATCTATATCCCCCGTTTTTATAGTCTATTATTACATACGAATTAACACATAAAAGGTTTCACATTCCTTAAATTATATACCATTTACACTAAAAATACATGATTGCATTGTGTAGGACATTCGAACATTAATAATAAATTGAAATGTTACAATATTAATAGTATTATAATACTATTAAATCCAATATTTTCTCTTAAATTTATTTTACATCATTTTAAATTGTCAGTTAATTATGCTAATCCGAAATAATTATTAGAAAAATAGGATTCAGTCATACATACGTATTTCTAGGGAGGCTCAAATTTATGAAATTATCCATTCGATGGCGAATAATTGGACTTGTTGTAGTCATCGTCATTGCGGGACTTGGTTCATTAGCTACAATTAGTTCAACAATCATTAAAAATAAAACGGTTGATTCCGTTACCGAACAAAGTGGTACCCTTGTCACACAAGTATCCTCTACAATCACAACCTTTTTAAGCACATATGAGCAAGTACTCTATAATATGTCCATTTCAGAAGAGGTCAAAAAGTTTGCGCAAGCCGAGGACCATACTTATAACGGCGAGGCAGATTCGCTCTACCGGAAACAACTCGAAAATTTTACGACAAGCTTTCCTGCAACCTCAGCTATTTATTTTGCGAACCAAGACCTGATTACGATTCATCCACATTTTGATGACATCAAAAATATTCGCTCCCTGACACGTACATGGTATCAAAACAGTATCCACAACGCAGATAAGGTGCAATGGTCTTCCCCTTATATTGATAAAGCGACAGGAGAATATACACTTACCGCTTCTGTTGCGGTGAAAGTTGACAGGAAAATTGTTGGGGTTCTCGGTGTCGACATTTTAATATCCCAATTAACTGCGATGGTTGAAGATATTGAGTTAGGCTATGAAGGCTACCCAATTATCATTGATTCAAGGGGAATTGCAATTGTTCACCCGACCAATGTAGGCGAAAATCTTAAGGAACAAGAGACCATAGCCAGCATACTCGCATCGTCAGCAATGAATGATGCCGTAAAAGCAAAAATAGACGGGGAAAATCATACAATTATCTATGCAAAAGTCCCTGATATTAATTGGACGATTGCTGCAGTTTATAAAGAATCGAACCTTAATGCAACTGCTACAGACATTCAGAAAGTTATTTTCTTCGTCACTATTTTTATTTTAATCATAACTTTTATCGTACTTTACTTCTTTATTTCGCGAATGATCAAGCCTCTTTACACGCTTGGAACATTGATGGGACGCGTATCAAATGGGGATTTGACGGTACAAATTCAAGTCAAAACACAGGATGAGATTGGCCGACTTGCACATCATTTTAATCAAATGATTACGAATATGAAAGAAATTGTTGGCGTCGTCCAGCATTCTTCTTCCAATGTTGAAAGTCGTTCCCATCATTTAAGTGCGATGGCGGAAGAAACGAGTGCATCTAGCATTGAAGTTTCACAAGCTATTGGAGAAATTGCAGCAAGTGCTACGGAGTCATCTGAACACGCGGATGCAGTTACGCTACAAGCGACGCAATTAGGTTCCGAAATTGATAAAATGCATGAGCAAACAATAGCCGTTCAACAAACAACGACTGAAATGGGGCAATTAAATACATTGGGCCAACAGAAAATGCGCGACTTGTTAAAAAGCTTCGAGCATTCCAAACATGATTTGTATGCAATGTCGAATGTCGTAGCAGCACTTGAAACGAAAATTACGTCAATTGAGTCTGTCATTGACAGTATTTCTTCCATTTCTGCCCAAACGAATTTACTTGCCTTAAACGCCTCCATTGAAGCAGCACGGGCTGGCGTTCACGGAAAAGGCTTTGCTGTTGTTGCCACGGAAGTACGAAAACTAGCCGAGCAATCCGCTGCCGCTACCGAGCAAGTGAGAGCAACCATCTCTGCATTAGAAGTCGAATCGCATTCCGTTACAACACAAATGTATGAAATGGAACAAACCTTTGACAATCAAGGCATTGTAGTGGAAGAAACAACACAAACATTTAACCAATTGTCGAACAACATGACAACAATCGAACACTCTTTTGAATTACTCGCAGCAGAAATTCAAGAAATGATTCTTTACAAGGATAATGTTCTTTCCACAATCGGGGAAATGTCGACAAATGCGCAAACCGTTGCCGCTACTTGTGAAGAAGTGAGCGCTTCCTCCGATGAACAGCTCCGTGCCATTCAATCGGTTGCCGAAGCCTCTGAGCAACTAAACAGTTTAAGCAATGATTTAGCCGTTGCCATTAGCCGTTTTAAAATATAGCCGATTATAAATAAAATACGCGTTCGATTGAAGGGGCTGCCCTATTCAATTGAACGCGTTTTTTTATTAGTTGTTGAATTCCTTACGAAAAAAGAATGTCCTTTTTATGCGCGAAAGGACATCTTTTCAAGTCTACTATTGGGGGAGAGACCTACTACCCACATTTATTAACATGAGCATATTTATATAATACCCGGAAATAAGAAATTGAAACTTCTATTTTAAAAGAAATTATTTTGGGGAGAATTTTTGTTACGTGGGCTCCCCTCTTATTAGCCTGTATTTTGCTTTAAATTCATTTTTAAAATTTGCTTTCATTAATAATGCAATCTGTTGCTCACCTGTATTTGGATTTTGTTCTAGTGGATTAATGATTAACTCTCTTTTGCGTGAGATTCCAATCCACTAATCTAATACAAGGTGAGACACATTTGGCTATGTCTATCTTACGCAGCATTAACATTTCAATCCACTCACCTAATACAAGGTGTGACGAGCAGTTTTAGCAACTAAAACACTGTCCACTGATTTCAATCCACTCACCTAATACAAGGTGAGACCAGCCCACAAAAAAACTAACAAGGGTGGTATTCATTTCAATCCACTCACCTAATACAAGGTGAGACTGTGAAATTAGGTGTATAAACATCATATTTCACTTAAAACTAACAAAAATATCACCTTTACAACACTTAAGTCCTGAATAACAATAAAAAAACAGGTAACAATCTATAGAATAATTGGTGCGAGTGTTCCAGGGTTTTCATGTTTGCTTATGATTCGCACCATATAAAAAATCACAATGTAGATTTGCTTGGCACAAATTATTTATATCATTTCGCCCTATCCACATTTTTTGACTCATTCAATTGGAGTTGTTACTAAAAGTGAGCTACAAACTATGTGTGTCCCAAAAAATTTAAGCATAAGTATTGCTTCGTGTTTCGATAGATCACTTTCTGTCGCCCAATAATCCGGAATCTCATACGCCTTCAACTTTTGTTTCAACACCTCAATACACGCCCATTTACTCACCTCAACTACCTACAATATTCGACAGTCTTTGTATTAACCCTTCTCTTATATGGATATTCTTTAGTAATGCTTTCACATAAACTAAAGAACTAGAAGCATCCACACCATTGAAAAAGGAACTGTCCATTTTCAGACAGCTCCTCATACCGCTTTATTTAATCACTTCAAGCCATGCTTTTACTTCTTTAGCAAGGAGGACCCACTCATTCTTTTGAATCCACTCTTTTTTCAGTAAATCACTACCTGCACCTACAGCCATAGCGCCCGCTTCTAAATAACTTTTAGCTGTTTCAATCGAAATTCCACCAGTCGTCATTATTTGTATATGCGCGAGTGGACCTTTCACATCTTTAATAAATTTCGGACCTAACGAAGATGCAGGGAATAATTTGACCGTTTCCGCGCCTGCTGCATAAGCTGTTTGCATTTCTGATGGCGTAAACACTCCCGGTATAACAGGAATATTAGCGCTCAGTGCATATTTTACAACCTCTAAATTTAATGACGGTGAAACAATGAACTGAGCTCCTGCTTGAATGGCTTCTTCGCATTGCGAAACCGTTAATACCGTACCAGCACCGACTAACACTTGGTGACCAAACTGCTCTTTAGCCTGTTGAATCATTTCAATCGCTTTGACTGTATCCAACGTAATTTCAATCGCTCGAATGCCCCCATCAATCAGGGCACGGATCACTTCTTCACTTTTTTCATAAGGAACTTTACGTAAAACCGGAATCAAATTGATATCATTTAAAATTGTATACATCACTGTGTGCCCCTTATCTTTCTATGTTTTCTCTTGTACCTAAAAATACTTCAAGATCCTCAAAATAAGGTAACCCTTCATTATCCCCCTGCACTTGAATTACCATTGCGCCAACAGCATTTGCTAGATGAATTACCTTTTCCAGCGCCCAACCTTGTAAAATTCCATATAAAAATGCTGCGTCAAATCCATCACCTGCACCTACTGTATCTACAACATTATTCACTTCAAATCCAGGTATCGTAATCCAACTATTATTTTGATAAAAGGAAGCACCTTTAGCTCCCTCTTTCACAATGACATGTTCAAATGAATACGCTGAAATTTTTTCAAATAGTATATCATCATCCGTTGTATTAAAAATAAGCTCTAACTCATCTCTTCCAGTTAAGAGATAATCAACATATGGCAAATACGTTAAAATCGTTTCTCTTGCCAGTTCCTTCGACCAAAGCTTTAACCGAATATTTGGATCCAATGAAACTTTTACCCCGTTTGCTTTTGCGAGTTTAATCGCTTCCAAAATGACTTGTCGATTTTGTTCGGTAATTGCAGGAAACACACCTGTTACATGAAGTATTTTCGCCGATTTAATATACGCTATAGGTAAATTTTCCGGCGTCAGTGTTTCAGTAGGAGAGTTTTTTCGATAATAAAATGTTTTTGCGTCTCCAGATTCGCGAATTTCTTTAAAGTTTAAAGATGTCGCATATCCTTCTACTAATTTCACTTCCGAAATATCGATGCCTTCTCCTCGAACGGTATTCAAAATATGACGTCCAAATTCATCTTTTCCTAAACGGCTAATCCAGCCTGTTTGTAATCCTAAACGAGCACAGCCAATAATCACATTTAGTTCTGCACCACCAATTTTACGTTCAAATTGATTGACAAAACGTAAAGGCCCTTTTGCACCCGGGTCAAACGTAATCATGCCGTCCCCAATTGTTATAATATCCATTCCTGCACCCTCTCGCTGTCCTAAAATTAACGACCCATCCAGCCTCCATCAACAACTAAAACATGCCCCGTCACATAATCTGATGCTTTTGACGCTAAAAAGACCGCTGCTCCTGCAATATCTTCGCTTTGCCCCCAACGCCCTGCAGGAATACGCTCTAAAATCGCTGTACTACGCGTTTCATCATTTCGCAGTGCTTCTGTATTATTTGTTGAAATATAACCCGGTGCAATTGCATTCACTTGAATATTCTTCGCAGCCCACTCATTCGCCAATGCCTTCGTAAGCCCCGCTACCGCATGTTTACTTGCAGTATAACTCGGGACATTTATCCCACCTTGGAATGATAATAAGGAAGCGATATTTACAATTTTGCCGCTTCCATTTTGGATCATTTGATTTCCAACTTCTTGACATAGCGTAAATACAGCATTTACGTTCACATTCATGACACGGTTCCATTCGTCTTCTGGGTGTTGTGCAGCTGGCTCACGATAAATAATGCCTGCGTTATTGACTAAAATATTTATTTCATGCTTTTTTAATAGTGGCTGTATTTTTCCGCGTAAATTTTCAACATCACTTAAATCAATTAAATATGTATCAAATTTACCGCCTACTTTTGTAATTTCTTCTTGCGTTTCTTGCATATTATTTTGGTGACCTACTAAGATCACATGTGCTCCTGAAGCTGCCATACCAACCGCAATGGCTTGCCCGATCCCTGTACGAGCACCTGTTACTAACGCTGTCTTCCCTTTTAGTGAAAAAAAGTCTAATTGAAAATTCATTTTAATTCCCTCCTTCTATACTGGATAAAATGCTCTAATGCACCTGAACCGAGCAACACACCAAAAATGATGAGTGTTAAACTGATCCAGTGTATGACTGTAATCGGCTCTCCTAATAAAATAGCCGATCCTATTAATGCGAATAATGTATTTAAATTGATGAAAATTGATGACTTTGCCGCACCAACTTGTGGAATCGTATTGTTATAAAGCATGTGACCAAGTGCTGTTGCAATCGCCCCAGATCCAATTAATACCGCCCAAAACTGAAGATTGCTATACGGAAGTTCTTTAAATCCACTTGGTTCAAGTAGTAAGCTCAACACCGCTAAAGTAAATGAGCCAATTAAAAACATATAAGCTGTTAGCAGTCGAGGATCCATCGTTTTTGATGCTTTTGAAATAATAATAAAACTAAATACTTGAGAGAATATAGAGAAAAATACAAATGCATCACCCGCGGATAATAGAGCCGTTTCTCCACCTGTAAAAATGACCGCAACTACAATTCCCAACATCCCAATGATAAAACCAATCCACTGAATAATGGTTGGTAAGTTTTTCAACAGTAATGTTCCTAACACTGCTGTTAAAATCGGACCTGTCCCAATAATTAAACTCGCATTAGCACTCGTTGTTTTGCTAACACCTATCGACATTAATGAATGATGCAAAACAACATTTAATAAGGACCCTATGAGCACATATTTCCATTCCGTTCTCGTTAATCGACGAACAATCCCCAACGAAAATAAAATGATAAATACGACAATAGCTGCAATAAAAATACGGAGCGATGTCATCGTAATTGGTGACGCATTGGAAGTTAAATACTTCACAGCAGGAACATTAATTCCCCATATCAACATGACAAATACTAATATTCCATACGCTTTTATATTTGCCATTTTCATAACCCCTTCGTTCTTAACGACCTAGCCAACCGCCATCCACTGCAATGGTAAAGCCATGAATGTAATTGGATGCATCCGATGCGAGGAAAATGACCGTCCCTTGCATATCTTGCCCAGAGCCCCAACGTCCTGCTGGAATTCGATCCATAATTTGTCGACTTCTCACTTCATCTTTCATTAATGCATCGTTCATTTCTGTCGCCATATACCCAGGTGCGATACAATTGACATTGACACCTTTAGAAGCCCATTCATTTGCTAAAGACTTCGTAAATTGCATGACAGCCCCTTTACTCGCTGCGTAAGCTGGTACAGTTAAACCGCCTTGGAATGATAATAAAGAAGCTAAATTAATAATTTTCCCTTTACCTTTTTCCAACATCGGCTTCCCAAACTTTTGACATAAACTAAAGACTGCATTCGCATTGACATTCATAACAAACTCCCAATCATCTTGGGGGAATTCTACAGAGGGATGTCTCTTTTGAACACCTGCATTGTTTACTAAAATATCAATGTGACCTAATTTTTCATTTATAATCGTTACTAACTGTGCATGATTCGCGATGTCACCAATATCAAAGGCAACTGAAATCGCTTTTACACCAAGTGCTTCTAATTCTGTTACAACTTCTGGGCATTCCGTTCGTGAAATAATCGCGACATTCGCACCCGCACTAGCTAAACCGAGCGCCATTTCTTTTCCTAATCCGCGACTGCCTCCTGTAACAACTGCATTTTTACCTTGTAAACTAAATAATGTTTGCATAAAAATCCTCCTAAAATGCGAATAAAACTTTTATTGCATCTGTTGGTGTTGTGAGTAGTTCAAAGCCTTCTTTTGCTTGTTCAGCCGGAAGTACATGCGTAATAATTTCTTCAAATTGCTTATGTTTTACTAATAAATCAAGTGCTAGTTCAATATCGCGATTTGTATAAACACGAACAAATTGCATTGATAGTTCTTTAAACATGCCTTGTAGTAAATTCAATTCTGCTGGTTTTTTATAGCCGGCCACAATAACAACTGTCCCCTGCACTTTCACAATTTCCGTTACTTGAGCTAGCACAGCTGGATGACCTGCACAATCAAACACATAGTCGATTCCTGCGCCATTTGTTAATGTTTTTAACTGTTCTACGATTGAATCTGTTGCTGGATTAAATGTAGTAAACCCTAATTCATTTGCCTTTTTTAGCCTCAAGTCATTATTTTCAATGACGATCACTTCTGATGCACCATATGCACGTAAAGTGAGTGCCACACATAAACCAATTGTTCCAGCTCCGTAAACAACAGCGCGATCCCCTGGTAAAAATCTTGCTTTTCGAACAGCATGAACGGCAACCGCAACTGGTTCTGCAAGTGAACCTACTTTTAATGAAAGCTCGTCTGGTAATGGAATAATCTTATCTGCTTGAACAGCCACATAATTAGCCATTCCTCCATCCACATCAATCCCGACTAATTTCAAATCATCACATACATGTGTTTGCCCCGTTTGACAAGGGATACATGTACCGCAACTAATTAATGGATTGACTGTCACCTTTGTACCAATCGGATAAACTGGATGAGCACTTTCAATTGTTGCTGAAAATTCATGCCCAATAATTAATCGTGCTTGTGCACGCGGGTGTGTTCCCGCAAAAATATTTAAATCCGTTCCGCAAATACCTGCATATGCATTTTTCAATAATACATAACCTTCCGCAACGGCTGGTTTTTCAGTTTCTCCACACTCAACAATTTGAGGTGCTGTATAAAAAATCGCTTTCATGAACATAACCTCCTATTTATCAATTATGCCTTGGCTAACTTTTGTCCAGATTTTTTCGAACACGCTCGAAAATCTCCTCTAAAAATCCGTGACATCCGCCGGGGCTTTGGGCCAACACGAGGTTGGTCACTCAGGCGTTGCCGCAGGACGCGGCGTTTTTAGCCAGAGTTCCCCTATTCAGTGGGGTTTCAAACCCACTGAAATAACTTAAATGAGGTACATTTCATAAATGGAGAAATGTACCGTTCATTAACTTACTTAATAAAGCCTAATAACTTTGGC is part of the Solibacillus sp. FSL K6-1523 genome and harbors:
- a CDS encoding cytosine deaminase; this encodes MKMDVNVLMIDELLNMSKNRVRKATERDVLNIKNEMLLLLNDKFNTEESTAIRTLINELHYLNVYVEKEDDHKIIYSYEPPKFSPKKLTIKEAGWIKIDK
- a CDS encoding alpha/beta hydrolase codes for the protein MANLLENTKRYLANKNKLPSLASMDYAKARRMRAAMPKSDFQLAPLAKVEERFITVRDGQQIAIRIYTPFGDGPFPVIVYFHGGGWVLNDLNTCHESCSHLAHVTNQIVVSVAYRLAPEHKFPVPVNDAWDSALWTLAHAEQFNGIGSQISVAGDSAGGNLAIAVCQLAKEQGNLPITAQILLYPVTDLSYSSNSYTLFEKGFGLDKDVMQWFGNYYINAQIDAKNPLVAPLQLKDFSSLPPAIIIVAENDVLRDEAVQYGEELRAVGTKTEIVTMEGVVHSFFTNNDAFPIQIQEAIDQIQTFLVTIAD
- a CDS encoding toxic anion resistance protein, encoding MTENPLFDDLDKRTQQQEQPIHEVTTPAPAPAPQVLVNEQELSQIRQRQEALKQQPSVQTLAQKIDVKNQIAVLEFGKETATGISTFSDRMLATIKQSNLEKSTTLLNNLNKIMDRFDPVDFQEEEKKGFLKKLFSKSKEKLDSILSKYDTMNKEVDVVYTEIQKYEIEMKRNTVQLEQMYDENLNYFHTLSEHVAAIDLKVIELRDKLPALSAQADAGDHEAIMELETVTRGIELLEQRAYDLEMAQQVSFQSAPQIRLMQQGNNHLIGKINSAFVTTIPIFKQGLIHAVTMQRQKLVSESMAELDKRTNEMLVRNAENVRQNSVNIARQAGSPSIKVETIETTWRSIMAGIEETKQIQAETVRNRDEGRKRIEQLQLEYEKLKRM
- a CDS encoding methyl-accepting chemotaxis protein, with protein sequence MKLSIRWRIIGLVVVIVIAGLGSLATISSTIIKNKTVDSVTEQSGTLVTQVSSTITTFLSTYEQVLYNMSISEEVKKFAQAEDHTYNGEADSLYRKQLENFTTSFPATSAIYFANQDLITIHPHFDDIKNIRSLTRTWYQNSIHNADKVQWSSPYIDKATGEYTLTASVAVKVDRKIVGVLGVDILISQLTAMVEDIELGYEGYPIIIDSRGIAIVHPTNVGENLKEQETIASILASSAMNDAVKAKIDGENHTIIYAKVPDINWTIAAVYKESNLNATATDIQKVIFFVTIFILIITFIVLYFFISRMIKPLYTLGTLMGRVSNGDLTVQIQVKTQDEIGRLAHHFNQMITNMKEIVGVVQHSSSNVESRSHHLSAMAEETSASSIEVSQAIGEIAASATESSEHADAVTLQATQLGSEIDKMHEQTIAVQQTTTEMGQLNTLGQQKMRDLLKSFEHSKHDLYAMSNVVAALETKITSIESVIDSISSISAQTNLLALNASIEAARAGVHGKGFAVVATEVRKLAEQSAAATEQVRATISALEVESHSVTTQMYEMEQTFDNQGIVVEETTQTFNQLSNNMTTIEHSFELLAAEIQEMILYKDNVLSTIGEMSTNAQTVAATCEEVSASSDEQLRAIQSVAEASEQLNSLSNDLAVAISRFKI
- a CDS encoding bifunctional 4-hydroxy-2-oxoglutarate aldolase/2-dehydro-3-deoxy-phosphogluconate aldolase encodes the protein MYTILNDINLIPVLRKVPYEKSEEVIRALIDGGIRAIEITLDTVKAIEMIQQAKEQFGHQVLVGAGTVLTVSQCEEAIQAGAQFIVSPSLNLEVVKYALSANIPVIPGVFTPSEMQTAYAAGAETVKLFPASSLGPKFIKDVKGPLAHIQIMTTGGISIETAKSYLEAGAMAVGAGSDLLKKEWIQKNEWVLLAKEVKAWLEVIK
- a CDS encoding M20 family metallopeptidase, which encodes MEAFDYFTLHEKEIIEDIKRLVQFDSPSQNKALLDRCKELIQTMFSDAFLMKATEYIMLQNGNHLRFEMGDGPAQILMIGHYDTVWDPGVLQYREEADKLFGPGILDMKSSIVSAIWFFKYVKEMKLPLKKRVVFFMNSDEEIGSPSSRPLIESEAKKSVAAFVLEPAVTVSGNLKVARKGTSHYLLNLKGVASHAGNNPLDGVSAITEAARQILDIEHLNDYDRGTTLNVGMMQGGGKLNVIPDEAHLGVDVRSVTKQEQLRIDDYFETIQPHDARVKIDVEGGINRPPMEQDAESEELFEVAQEEAKQLGFNVGESAVGGASDGNFTALYVPTLDGLGLVGNGIHAETEHILRAHIVERFALLTKTVLQIAND